A window of the Drosophila mauritiana strain mau12 unplaced genomic scaffold, ASM438214v1 Y_27, whole genome shotgun sequence genome harbors these coding sequences:
- the LOC117150067 gene encoding WD repeat-containing protein on Y chromosome produces the protein MPKLRLEFIFLRKELFMTRAKRAVRNQAEPLLVSSYKGHLKAINSIAFINLPKIIFTGSHDYSCRLWTQGGRYLGTLGTVLPWSRLTPFERAGDDNHLYRMPPDIKKVASSTTLKVISGIQAETSIKISKGKAVEDREEDTGQTEDATELRKLLDKPVKEPIVGKHFELPGRSVLDQHIELDTTQSYIAVFTQLKVHSTEMLERLPTPAVVSRVQAENYMDHYIPVEGKVDVSGSAINIKQPSRRRSDKESDTHNVNTLGARDLLPLDFSSSHASQS, from the exons ATGCCAAAATTACGTCTGGAGTTTATATTTCTTAGGAAAGAACTTTTTATGACTAGAGCCAAGCGAGCGGTTCGAAATCAAGCAGAGCCCCTTTTAGTCAGTTCCTATAAAGGTCATCTTAAAGCTATAAATTCTATAGCCTTCATCAATCTAccaaaaattatatttac gGGAAGCCATGATTACTCCTGCCGGCTTTGGACCCAAGGTGGTCGGTACTTGGGAACACTTGGTACCGTTTTACCATGGTCAAGGCTTACGCCCTTTGAACGCGCTGGTGACGATAACCATTTGTATCGAATGCCCCCAGATATTAAAAAAGTGGCCAGCTCAACAACTCTAAAGGTAATTTCGGGAATACAAGCCGAGACAAGTATAAAGATATCCAAGGGAAAGGCAGTTGAAGATCGGGAGGAAGACACCGGTCAAACGGAGGATGCAACTGAGTTAAGAAAACTTCTCGACAAGCCTGTTAAAGAACCAATAGTGGGAAAGCATTTCGAATTACCTGGTCGGTCGGTTTTAGATCAGCATATAGAACTGGATACAACACAAAGTTATATTGCTGTTTTTACGCAACTGAAGGTGCATTCCACTGAAATGTTGGAGCGCCTTCCAACGCCAGCGGTGGTTAGCCGTGTCCAAGCTGAGAATTATATGGACCACTATATCCCAGTAGAGGGAAAAGTAGATGTGAGTGGTTCTGCGATAAATATAAAGCAACCGTCACGTCGGCGATCTGATAAAGAAAGTGACACGCATAACGTAAACACATTAGGAGCCCGGGATCTTTTACCATTAGATTTTAGTTCCAGCCATGCGTCGCAATCGTAG